TCCGACAAGGTGCGGCGCACCTCTCGGCGCCGTGGCTCGGGTATCTACTCAAGGGCGCGTACGTGCGGATACTCCCGCTGTCAGATGTACCGCGCGGCGTGGGGCGGGACCGTGACGGTATGCAGCAGCTCAGCCGCCCCGCCCGCCGGGCCGTCCTCGTCGTTCATGTCGCCGTATCCGTCAGCTGGCTCGGTCTCGCCCTCGGGCTGCTCACACTCGGCATCACCGGCTACACCACCGGCTCCCCCGAGATGACGACGGTCGCCTACCGGGCGATGAAGATCTTCGGTGACTGGCTGGTCCTCCCCATCGCCTTCGGCTCGCTGGTCAGCGGGCTGGTGCTGTCCCTGGGCACCGCCTGGGGGCTGGCCCGGCACCGCTGGGTCATCGTGAAGTTCTGGCTGACGCTCGTCACCGTGCTGCTGTCGGTCTTCTCACTCCGGCCCGGTATCAACCGCCTCGCCGCCGAGGCCGCCGCGGGCACCCCGGCCCCCGACATCAGCCTCGTCGTCGCGCCGGCGGTCGCCACGGTCACCTATCTCTTCGTCACCGCGATCTCCGTCCTCAAGCCCTGGGGGCCGACCGCACGCGGCAGCCGACTGCGCGAGGCACAGTCGGCCGAGGCCCGCGCCGGCCGGGCACGAAGGAGCGGCATCAAGGGCGCGGGCGTCCGCTAGCGGAGGGCGGGGCCGGCGTCAGCCGAGGTCGGCCTCGGCTATCGCTGCGGTGACGATCCGGTGGTCCTGGTCGGGGGCGCCGCCGCCGAAGCCGAGCGCGCCGATCAGCCGGCCGTCCCGGTGGAGCGGCACACCGCCCGCGATGAAGAGCAGCGGCCGGTCCAGCGCCGTGGGCAGTGTGTGGAAGAGCCCGTCGGGGCGTACGAGGTCGACGAGGTCGGCGGTCGGCGCGTCCAACTGCAGTGCGGTGTACGCCTTGCGGGTGCTGGTCTCCCCGGAGATCAGCACGGCCGTGTCGTCCCGCCGGAAGCCGAGCAGCTGGCCGCCCGCATCCAGAACGGTGACGCTGCCCCGCACCCCGAGGCCATCGGCGGCACGCACGGCGGCCTCGATCAGGGCATCGGTCTCGCGGGTGGTGAGGGGACGGACGGTGGGGGTGGGGGTAACGGTGGTGGTGCTCATGAGGTGGTCCTTTGGGTGTGGTGACGCCGGCCGGGCGGGTGGTGCGCGGAGCGCCGGTGATGCGGAG
This genomic stretch from Streptomyces nigrescens harbors:
- a CDS encoding DUF2269 domain-containing protein, translating into MQQLSRPARRAVLVVHVAVSVSWLGLALGLLTLGITGYTTGSPEMTTVAYRAMKIFGDWLVLPIAFGSLVSGLVLSLGTAWGLARHRWVIVKFWLTLVTVLLSVFSLRPGINRLAAEAAAGTPAPDISLVVAPAVATVTYLFVTAISVLKPWGPTARGSRLREAQSAEARAGRARRSGIKGAGVR
- a CDS encoding GlcG/HbpS family heme-binding protein encodes the protein MSTTTVTPTPTVRPLTTRETDALIEAAVRAADGLGVRGSVTVLDAGGQLLGFRRDDTAVLISGETSTRKAYTALQLDAPTADLVDLVRPDGLFHTLPTALDRPLLFIAGGVPLHRDGRLIGALGFGGGAPDQDHRIVTAAIAEADLG